A genome region from Heptranchias perlo isolate sHepPer1 unplaced genomic scaffold, sHepPer1.hap1 HAP1_SCAFFOLD_337, whole genome shotgun sequence includes the following:
- the LOC137311461 gene encoding basic salivary proline-rich protein 2-like, translating into MIDEDSLCAGKKPIIGKWFKLRNNRNRVPIHPARGQGHDPPGPGSGPRSTRPGVRVPIHQARGQGSNPPEPGVRALIHPARGQGPHPPGPGSGSRSTRPGVRTPSHPTRGQGHDPPGPGSGSRSTRPGVRALIHPARGQGHDPPGPGSGSRSTRPGVRALIHPARGQGPGPPGPGSGSRSTRPGVRVPVHPARGQDPIPPGPGSGSRSTRPGVRTPSHPARGQGHDPPGPGSGPRSTRPGVRAPIHPARGQGPDPPGPGSGPRSTRPGVRAPIHPARGQGPDPPGPGSGPHPTRPGVRVPIHPARGQDPIPPGPGSGPRSTRPGVRAPIHPARGQGPGPPGPGSGSLSTRPGVRALIHPARGQGHDPPGPGSGSRSTRPGVRVPVHQARGQDRIPPGPGSASRSTRPGVRTPSHPARGQGPDPPGPGSGPRSTRPGVRAPIHPARGQDPIPPGPGSGSRSTRPGVRVTIHPARGQDPIAPGPGVGVTIHPARGQDPIPPGPGSGSRSTRPGVRVTIHPARGQDPIPPGPGSGSRSTRPGVRTPSHPARGQGHDPPGPGSGPHPTRPGVRTPSHPARGQGPDPPGPGSGSRSTRPGVRVPIHPARGQGPDPPVPGSGSHPTRPGVRTPSHPARGQGHDPPGPGSGPHPTRPGVRTPSHPARGQDPDPPRPGVRVTIHPARGQVPIPPGPGSGSRSTRPGVRVPIHPARGQGHDPPGPGSGPHPTGPGLP; encoded by the exons ATGATTGATGAGGATTCACTCTGCGCGGGAAAAAAACCCATCATCGGAAAGTGGTTTAAACTGCGGAATAACCGGAACAG GGTCCCCATCCACCCGGCCCGGGGTCAGGGTCACGATCCACCCGGCCCGGGGTCAGGGCCCCGATCCACCCGGCCCGGGGTCAGGGTCCCGATCCACCAGGCCCGTGGTCAGGGCTCTAATCCACCCGAGCCCGGGGTCAGGGCCCTGATCCACCCGGCCCGGGGTCAGGGTCCCCATCCACCCGGCCCGGGGTCAGGGTCACGATCCACCCGGCCCGGGGTCAGGACCCCATCCCACCCGACCCGGGGTCAGGGTCACGATCCACCCGGCCCGGGGTCAGGGTCTCGATCCACCAGGCCCGGGGTCAGGGCTCTGATCCACCCGGCCCGGGGTCAGGGTCACGATCCACCCGGCCCGGGGTCAGGGTCCCGATCCACCAGGCCCGGGGTCAGGGCTCTGATCCACCCGGCCCGGGGTCAGGGTCCCGGTCCACCCGGCCCGGGGTCAGGGTCCCGGTCCACCCGGCCCGGGGTCAGGGTCCCGGTCCACCCGGCCCGGGGTCAGGACCCCATCCCACCCGGCCCGGGGTCAGGGTCACGATCCACCCGGCCCGGGGTCAGGACCCCATCCCACCCGGCCCGGGGTCAGGGTCACGATCCACCCGGCCCGGGGTCAGGACCCCGATCCACCCGGCCCGGGGTCAGGGCCCCGATCCACCCGGCCCGGGGTCAGGGCCCCGATCCACCCGGCCCGGGGTCAGGGCCCCGATCCACCCGGCCCGGGGTCAGGGCCCCGATCCACCCGGCCCGGGGTCAGGGCCCCGATCCACCCGGCCCGGGGTCAGGACCCCATCCCACCCGGCCCGGGGTCAGGGTCCCGATCCACCCGGCCCGGGGTCAGGACCCCATCCCACCCGGCCCGGGGTCAGGGCCCCGATCCACCCGGCCCGGGGTCAGGGCCCCGATCCACCCGGCCCGGGGTCAGGGCCCCGGTCCACCCGGCCCGGGGTCAGGGTCCCTGTCCACCCGGCCCGGGGTCAGGGCTCTGATCCACCCGGCCCGGGGTCAGGGTCACGATCCACCCGGCCCGGGGTCAGGGTCACGATCCACCCGGCCCGGGGTCAGGGTCCCCGTCCACCAGGCCCGGGGTCAGGACCGCATCCCACCCGGCCCGGGGTCAGCGTCACGATCCACCCGGCCCGGGGTCAGGACCCCATCCCACCCGGCCCGGGGTCAGGGCCCCGATCCACCCGGCCCGGGGTCAGGACCCCGATCCACCCGGCCCGGGGTCAGGGCCCCGATCCACCCGGCCCGGGGTCAGGACCCCATCCCACCCGGCCCGGGGTCAGGGTCACGATCCACCCGGCCCGGGGTCAGGGTCACGATCCACCCGGCCCGGGGTCAGGACCCCATCGCACCCGGCCCCGGGGTCGGGGTCACGATCCACCCGGCCCGGGGTCAGGACCCCATCCCACCCGGCCCGGGGTCAGGGTCACGATCCACCCGGCCCGGGGTCAGGGTCACGATCCACCCGGCCCGGGGTCAGGACCCCATCCCACCCGGCCCGGGGTCAGGGTCACGATCCACCCGGCCCGGGGTCAGGACCCCATCCCACCCGGCCCGGGGTCAGGGTCACGATCCACCCGGCCCGGGGTCAGGACCCCATCCCACCCGGCCCGGGGTCAGGACCCCATCCCACCCGGCCCGGGGTCAGGGCCCCGATCCACCCGGCCCGGGGTCAGGGTCACGATCCACCCGACCCGGGGTCAGGGTCCCCATCCACCCGGCCCGGGGTCAGGGCCCCGATCCACCCGTCCCGGGGTCAGGGTCCCATCCCACCCGGCCCGGGGTCAGGACCCCATCCCACCCGGCCCGGGGTCAGGGTCACGATCCACCCGGCCCGGGGTCAGGACCCCATCCCACCCGGCCCGGGGTCAGGACCCCATCCCACCCGGCCCGGGGTCAGGACCCCGATCCACCCCGGCCCGGGGTCAGGGTCACGATCCACCCGGCCCGGGGTCAGGTCCCCATCCCACCCGGCCCGGGGTCAGGGTCACGATCCACCCGGCCCGGGGTCAGGGTCCCCATCCACCCGGCCCGGGGTCAGGGTCACGATCCACCCGGCCCGGGGTCAGGTCCCCATCCCACCGGCCCAGGGTTACCATAA